The window TGGACTGGTCCAACAGGAATGTGTCTCATAAACTTCATGGTGTATTGCAATACACGAATGTTCTTCCTTAATACTATTGATGCATCCGGTCAGACTCAGAATTCAGGTTACTTCCTCCTCTTCTTCGCGTTTTACTTTCTTCTTGAATACTTGGATTTGTCCTAGAATTGTTTTATGTTCTTAAAATACTTGATTTTTTCTAACTAGGTATATGCATCTTACATAATTTTGCAGACTTTATCTATAGAGAGATTGAGAAGGTTGTAGAAGAGATAGGCCATGAACATATAGTTCAAATCGTAACCGATAATGGGTCAAATTATAAAAAAGCTTGCAAAACCCTTATAGAAGAACCAAAGTACTCTCATATTGTTTGGCAACCGTGTGCTGCTCACACCGTCAATCTTATGTTAAAAGATATAGCCAAGTTTCCTGAGGTTGATGTGATAGTCAAGGGTGCCAAGACAATCTGTAGGTTCTTGCATAAGCACAATAATCTACATGATAACATGAAGAAGAACATAGGTGGTGAACTAATTAGACCAAATGCCACCCGGTTTGGGACTGTCTTCATGTTCCTTGAGAGTTACCATTTGAAGAAAGATAAATTTAGGGAGTGGATGGTTTCTCAGGATTGGAAGGAGTGTCAGTGGAGCTATGAGCCTGGATACGTGTTTTCTGAAGAATGTTTGTCTAGTAATGTTTGGTGGAATGCACTAGAGTGGGTACTAGGTTCGTTAAGGCCACTTTATAAGGCCATGAGGTATGCTGATACGCAGAAACAATGCACTCTTTCTGGCTTCAAAAAAAGTATGATGCTCGCTATACAACGGATGGAAGCACATCTAGGCCCTACATCAAGGTTGTACCTTAGTTTCATGCGCAAGGTGTGCAAGAGGATAGATGCAATGGAAGAAGATACGTTTATGGTTGCAGCTGCCGTCCTTGATCCATATACACATTATAGCCTCAACCTTTGCAACCATACAAATTATGCTACTGCACTAACAGATGCGATAGCGAAGATATTAGATCCAAAGAGTGCTCTTTCAGCCATTGATGAAGTTAGTAAGTTTAGGGAGTGCCAAGGAAGGTTTGGGACCAGATTAGCACAAGAAGCTGCGGCGAGAATGGAGCCAAGTAAGTCGTGGTCTTTTGGTTTTAGAATTTCCATTTCCTTTTGTTTTGTGTAATTCTGAAAATTTCATTGGTGATATCTTGCAGCCCAGTGGTGGTTTCAATTTGGAGGGGATGTTCCTGCATTGCAGAAGTGCGCAATGAGAATTTGCTCACAATGTGTCTCATCTAGTGGGTGTGAGAGGAACTGGAGCGCCTTTGCTTTGGTGCACACAAAGCCAAGAAATCGCCTTTTATATGACAAGCTCCACAAGCTAGTTTCTGTCCGCTACAACCTAAAGGTATAAACCAACTCAAATTTACTTTGTACCTTGTATTGTCCTTGCATGTCATATAATTTACTTGGTTTACTATCCAAACCTTGAAGATACGAGCTGAAGAAGatcaagagaaagagagagatataGATAAAGAGGTTGATCCAAGTGCACTGCTGATAGATACAACAATGTTCGATGAGACAAATCCAATAATGGAGTGGCTGAATGAGGATGAAGAGGATCCAATTTTGGATGGAGCCGATGCGGCCAGTGCTGTTTTTGAGAAAATAAGGCGCCTCAACTCAGGCAGGAAGGATTCTTATGTTGGTACAAAGGCtaataagaagaaaagaaagaggaaTCATGATGAGGAGAATGAGTATGTCGAAACTGACAGTGAGGATGACGACAACGAGAATGAATATGTTGATAATGAGAGTGAGGATGATGATGGGGTGagtgaggatgatgaggatgatcaaCAAGATCAACAAGAAACACAAATGCAAGTGGAAGAAGAGACACAAGTACAAGTTGAAAAGGAGACACAAGCAAGCATTGGCAATTTGGAGACTCGTAGATCTGGACGACTTGTTAGGAAGAAGACCAAGGAAGTCAACAGCCTCTACTCGTAGATTTGGTAAGTCTCTTCTTTTCGGTGTTTCTTCTTCATGATGATTACTTAGCTTGATGCATATGTTTGAAGCGGTTGATCTTTAAATAGCTTGATGTACATTGCTTTCTTATTCTGGTGCTCTAATGTGTATGCTCACTGTGTAATGATCAATACTGATGTTCTAATTGCTACTTGTCAATTATCGTGTAGTACTGTTGTAATTTCTACTTATCTTCTTGTATGGCTGTTGTAATTGCTACTTATCACCTACTAGT is drawn from Triticum dicoccoides isolate Atlit2015 ecotype Zavitan chromosome 4A, WEW_v2.0, whole genome shotgun sequence and contains these coding sequences:
- the LOC119289657 gene encoding uncharacterized protein DDB_G0283697-like translates to MFDETNPIMEWLNEDEEDPILDGADAASAVFEKIRRLNSGRKDSYVGTKANKKKRKRNHDEENEYVETDSEDDDNENEYVDNESEDDDGVSEDDEDDQQDQQETQMQVEEETQVQVEKETQASIGNLETRRSGRLVRKKTKEVNSLYS